DNA sequence from the Chrysiogenia bacterium genome:
TTGCAGAGCTCGCGCCGGCAGACGAGATTCTCCCCTCCCCGCTCGACAAGCGCGTGCACGCCGCCGTCGCCCGCGCCGTGGCATTTACCGCCGCGCAGATGGGTCTGGCACGCCACCCCGTCGACGAAGACTACCTCGCCCGCGAACTCGAAGCGCCCGCCGCGCTGGAATAGGAAAAACTCATGCGACGCCGCGTTTATCTTCTCCGACATGCCGAGGTCTCCTACTTTCCCGGCGGCAAGCCCGTACAGCCCACGACGGTCAAGCTCACCGACCGGGGGCGAAAGCAGGCGCTCGCTGCCGCCGACGCCCTCTCGGAAGTGGAGATCGACCGCGTGGTGACAAGCGGCCTGCCGCGCACCATCGAGACCGCGGAGCTCGCGCTTGGCGGACGTGAGCTCGAGATCGGCGTCGAGCCCGAGTTCGAGGAAATTCGCGGCGGCTCATTTGCCAAGATCGATCCCCAGCAGATCCGCGACGCCTTCATGGGCGCCATGCAGGTGACCAGTCCCGGCGAGGCACGCTTTTTCGGCGGCGAGAGTTTCGGCGAGCTTGCCGCCCGCGTCGTCCCGGCGTGGGAGAAGCTCATGGGCGAGAGCGGCTGGGAGACCCTGCTGCTTGTCGCCCACGGC
Encoded proteins:
- a CDS encoding histidine phosphatase family protein → MRRRVYLLRHAEVSYFPGGKPVQPTTVKLTDRGRKQALAAADALSEVEIDRVVTSGLPRTIETAELALGGRELEIGVEPEFEEIRGGSFAKIDPQQIRDAFMGAMQVTSPGEARFFGGESFGELAARVVPAWEKLMGESGWETLLLVAHGAVNRVIIAHVLGADAHVYGKLEQDPACINILDCPVPGSSDPRSRYVVRGINITPYNEVKNGIYDTTMEGLWKNFMGEK